Proteins co-encoded in one Spiroplasma gladiatoris genomic window:
- a CDS encoding DNA cytosine methyltransferase, protein MYNGTSLFSNVGIDEHFFKTRNVKIKVANELLDKRAMFYKHLYPDVDVIIGDIRNDIVFKTIINKHVKYKCDFLIATPPCQGMSVAGKMDKNDERNALIKYVVKFIQITKPKNILIENVPGLLKFKIEVNGEKVAIKDYIINTLECMGYIVNYGVLDAADYETPQHRKRAIFLISNIRKWEFPKPKNRITVKDVIYNLESIESGEKGKHRFHYAKKHNKKHILWMSNTPTGKSAHDNLEHFPIKDNGEKIKGYKTTYKRIDWDKPAPTITMANGSISSQNNVHPGRIKKDKTYSDARVLTILELLRLTGLPDDWNIPIWATDNLIREVIGESFPPKFALSMLSTMPNEYEDE, encoded by the coding sequence ATGTATAATGGAACAAGTTTATTTTCCAATGTGGGAATTGATGAACATTTTTTTAAAACAAGAAATGTAAAGATAAAAGTGGCTAACGAATTATTAGATAAAAGAGCTATGTTTTACAAACATTTATATCCTGATGTAGATGTAATAATAGGTGATATAAGAAATGATATCGTTTTTAAAACTATTATAAATAAACATGTTAAATATAAATGTGACTTTCTGATTGCTACTCCACCTTGTCAAGGTATGTCTGTGGCAGGAAAAATGGATAAAAATGACGAGAGAAATGCTTTAATTAAATATGTTGTAAAATTTATACAAATAACAAAACCGAAAAATATTTTAATAGAAAATGTACCAGGTTTATTAAAATTTAAAATAGAAGTTAATGGCGAAAAAGTAGCAATTAAAGATTATATAATTAACACTTTAGAATGTATGGGCTATATAGTTAATTATGGTGTTTTAGATGCCGCTGATTATGAAACGCCTCAACATAGAAAAAGAGCGATTTTTCTAATTTCTAATATTAGGAAGTGAGAATTTCCTAAACCCAAAAATAGAATAACTGTAAAAGATGTTATATATAATTTAGAAAGTATAGAGTCTGGCGAAAAAGGAAAACATAGATTTCATTATGCAAAAAAACATAATAAAAAGCACATTTTATGAATGAGTAATACGCCAACAGGCAAATCAGCACACGATAACTTAGAACATTTTCCTATAAAGGATAATGGTGAAAAAATAAAAGGATATAAGACAACTTACAAAAGAATTGATTGAGATAAGCCTGCTCCAACAATAACTATGGCAAATGGATCAATTTCAAGTCAAAATAATGTTCACCCAGGTAGAATAAAAAAAGATAAAACTTATTCGGATGCTAGAGTATTGACGATATTAGAACTTTTAAGGTTAACAGGGTTACCAGATGATTGAAATATACCGATCTGAGCTACCGATAATTTAATCCGAGAAGTAATCGGAGAATCATTTCCGCCTAAGTTTGCTTTATCAATGTTAAGTACAATGCCAAATGAATATGAAGATGAATAA